Proteins encoded by one window of Thalassoroseus pseudoceratinae:
- a CDS encoding type II secretion system F family protein, producing MATDTIHYPPITPQPGFADIVRDDVTYTTGETHTTSDRVNGWFERLVIQSGLEMSPMMLLALCALSGLALGGAMFVFQENILSTTFATIIGLIVPVLVTMFLRSRRQSQILRQMPEMIGELARAARTGRSLEQCFEIVADDTPAPLGTEMRLCDRRMRMGISLPKAIEPLPERTGVVSLNVLVTALSVHHQTGGDLITVLERLQATIRDRITFLGRLKTATSASRATAILMLILPPAILMFFIIRDAEYFTNLMASGWGWWMTLAAVVLQLLGTIWVLRILQSSKRT from the coding sequence ATGGCGACTGACACAATTCATTATCCGCCAATCACTCCGCAGCCCGGTTTTGCCGACATCGTGCGGGATGACGTGACGTACACCACTGGCGAGACACACACGACTAGCGATCGGGTCAACGGTTGGTTTGAACGACTGGTGATTCAATCGGGGCTGGAAATGTCACCGATGATGCTCCTCGCGTTGTGTGCCTTGTCCGGCTTGGCCTTAGGCGGAGCGATGTTCGTCTTCCAAGAGAACATCCTCAGCACTACGTTCGCGACGATCATCGGGCTGATCGTTCCAGTGTTAGTCACCATGTTTCTGCGTAGCCGACGCCAGTCACAAATCCTTCGACAGATGCCGGAAATGATCGGCGAGTTGGCCCGAGCGGCTCGAACGGGGCGAAGTCTGGAACAGTGTTTCGAGATCGTCGCCGACGACACGCCCGCGCCGCTGGGAACGGAAATGCGACTGTGCGACCGCCGAATGCGAATGGGGATTTCCCTGCCAAAAGCCATCGAGCCACTGCCGGAACGAACCGGTGTGGTCAGTTTGAACGTTCTGGTGACCGCCCTTTCGGTGCACCATCAAACCGGCGGTGACTTGATCACTGTACTCGAACGACTGCAAGCGACCATTCGCGACCGGATCACATTCCTCGGCCGACTGAAGACCGCGACGTCCGCTAGTCGGGCAACCGCGATTCTCATGCTGATTCTGCCTCCGGCGATCCTGATGTTCTTCATCATCCGAGATGCGGAATACTTCACCAACTTGATGGCCTCGGGCTGGGGTTGGTGGATGACTTTGGCCGCCGTCGTGTTGCAATTGCTCGGCACGATTTGGGTATTGCGAATTCTGCAATCGAGTAAACGAACGTAG